Within Desulfobacterales bacterium, the genomic segment CTTGCCCTTCAGCAGTCCGAAACCGCCGCCGATGTCCAGCTTGAACTTGTCCAGCAGATAGCGGCGCAGCTTGACATCGTCCACGCCTTCCGGAATGACGATGGTATTCAGGGTCGGCAGCCGGTGTTCCGGTTTGACCAGCATCTTAAGACCCAGGGCCTCCACGCCGGCGACAAGGGCCTTGTGGTTCTTGCGGTGGCGTAAAAATCGGTTTTGCAGGCCCTCTTCATGGATCAGCAGCAGTGCTTCCAGCAGGGCGTAATTGAGCGTGCTGGAACTGGTATGATGGTACATACGCTCCGGCCCCCAGTACTTTTCCAGCAAGGCCATGTCCAGATACCAGCTCCTCACCATGTGTTTGCGTTTTTTCACCGTTTTGACGGCGCGGTCGCTGAAGGTGATGGGCGATAGCCCCGGCGGAGTGCCGATGCACTTCTGGCTGCAGCTGAAAGCGGCGTCAACTCCCCATTCATCCACCTTGATTTCAATCCCGCCAAGGGATGATACCGTGTCGAGCATCAGCAGGGTATCGAAAGTTTTTGCCAGCCGGACGATATCCGCCATGGGCTGCAGCACGCCGGTGGAAGTTTCGGCATGAACCAGCGCCAGCAGTTTATAAGACCCCTGTTTAAGGGCGGCCTCCACCTTTTCGGGATCGGTGGGTTTTCCCCATTCCTGTTCGATCACAGTGACCTGGGCGTCCTGGCGTTCCGCCATCTGACGGATGCGGTCGCCGAAAAAACCGTGGACACACACCAGCACGCGGTCGCCCGGTTCCAGCAGATTCGCGATGCAGGTCTCCATGCCGGAGGTGCCGGTTCCGGGGGTGGCATGGGTGAGGCGGTTTTTTGTTCCGAATACCGGCGGAAGCAGTTCGCCGATTCGATCCAGCACGTTCAGATATACCGGATCGAGATATCCGATCACCGGAGATGCCAGTGCTTTATATACACGTGGGTGGACATCCAGCGGCCCGGGGCCCATCAATCGCCGCAAGGGTGCTTCCTGTCGGTCTAAATTCATGATTCGATTCCTTTTTTAGTTATGTTGCCGATAGTTGGAACGGCCTGGGCCGTCTGTCAATTTTTAGGCTTATAATGGAATCAAAACGGTGTGTCAAGGGATTGAAAAAAACCTCATCCGACCTAAATCCGGATGATGTTTTCCATCTATGTTTTGCCCGGACCGGAATCCCAGAAAAGCAGCTGTCGTGTTTAATTCTCAGGCGCCATACCAAGGCTTTCGAGTATTGCCCGGGCGATTTTGCTTTTGGTGAAGGGCTTGGCAACAATCAAATCGCCGCTGGGGAAGCGACCGCTGATGGCCTTCTCTTCTTCCTTTGAAATAATGCCTGATATGTAAATAACAGGGGTATTGCGGGTAGCGGGTCTTTCTTTCAAAAGTCCCCTGAATTCATCGCCGGACATTTCGGGCATCATGATGTCTATAAAGAATAAATCCGGGGAATGCGCTTCGGTCAACCGGATGGCTTCCGGTCCGCTTGTGGATTTTATGATGTTCTCAAAACCCAACCGCATCAAGATATCCTCAAGCAGGTCCAAATCGATTTCATTGTCATCGAGAATTAGAATCTTAAAGGTTTCTTTATTAATTTCCATGGCCGCTCCTTGTTTTTAAACCGATTCGTCAGAATTAATTAACCTCATAAACCTTCCCGTTGATAGCGGGATGGTCCAAGCTATGCTTTGCGGGAATGAGCGTTACTTGTTCTCTCACCCGCTTTCCCGCAGAAGCGGGATCGCTTGAGTACACAGAGAGCACAGAGGAAATTATTTTTAGTCTGATTCGCTGAGAGGGCGAATCAGATCAACCATCAGCCCTTTTAGGGTCACCATTAAGCCACCCCTTTTAGAGGTGGTTGTTAACTTAAATATTGCGTTGCCCAGTTGATTCCAAGCTCGGCAAGTTTTTCCCGGGTGGGAATGCCCTTTTCGTCCCAACCCATGATGTGATAATAGGTTTTTTGAGCCTGCTGCAGCTTTTGCGGATCAATCCCCTTAAGGGGGCTGTCGGGGGGCGTGGTTGCGAACCTTGGCGGCAGCATATCGTCTTTGGCCGAGAACCCTTCACGAATATTGAATACACGGGACAGGGTGACGCCGCGCGCCACCACCTTCATCAGTTCGGCGGACGCCATTTCCCAGCCTGTGATGGACGCCAGTGCAGCTTTCACTTCCTGATGGTTCCAGGGGACAAATTTACATAGCCCCAGACAGTTGATCAGCTGCGCCGCGAATCCTTTGTCATGGAGTTTTTGGGCGCTGCCGTCGTCCAGGGGCAAGGTGTCGCTGGAGCCGGTGGCATGGTCGGCTCCGGTGGCATGGATGCTGTAGTGAATGCCCATGGTTTGTTTTAAACGCGGTTCGTGCATGGGAATTTCTTCACCTTTGACCTGCATGGCAAAATCGAAGGCGCCGTTGCCGATTTTTTCAGCAGCACGCCGGGAGCCCTCCGCCAGCAAGTCTCCCAAACCTTTGCGCCGGGCGATCCGCTCCACCATTTCCAGCATGGCCGTGGCATTGCCAAACGTCAGATCCAGCCCCCCGGTGTCATGCAAGGTCAGAATTTTATTTTCAAAAAGATCCATGGCAAAAGAAATCACCACGCCGGTTGAGATGGTATCGATTCCGTATCGATTGCACAGCTCATTGGCTTTCATGATGGCCGCCAGATCATCGATGCCGCAATTGGCACCCAGGGCGGCCAGGGTTTCATACTCAGGCCCCCCGTAAACGGGGTCCACCGTATAAGGTTTTTCAAGTTTGACCACCCGTTTACAGCGAATGGGGCACCCGTAACATCCGGCCATTTTTTCGAGGTAGTTCTCACATAAAATCTGGGGCGTAATTTTCTCAATGCCGGGAAATTTCCCGCCTTTAAAGTTTCGAATGGGGATATTTCCTGTTTTTTCATGATTGACAATCCCCCGGCCGGTTCCCACCATCCAATGCTTGGATCGTTCCTTGAAATTTTTCAGCATGTCCCGGTTGATTTTTTTCAATTCTTGAGGAGCAGCGGTCTGGGGGGGGGCGGTCGCCCTTAACGGCGACGGCTTTCAGGTTTTTTGATCCCATGACCGCGCCGGTCCCGGTCCGGCCGGCAACATGGGTGATGTCATGTAAAATACAGCTGAAACGGACCCGGTTTTCTCCGGCCGGGCCGATGATAGCGGTGCGAATTCGGCCGTCATCAAGTTTAGCCTGAAGGGCGCTGTGGGCGGCGGCCGTTTCCAGACCCCAGAGATCGCCGGCGTCTCGGATTTGAACAGTGCCGTTGTTGACCCAGAGGAAAACTGGGGTTGCGGCAGCGCCTTCGATAATCAGGGCGTCAAAACCGGCTTTTTTCAATTCTGCGCCCCAGTAACCGCCGGCCTCGGATTCACCGTATCCGCCCGAAAGCGGAGACTTGCAGCCGACACTATGGCGGCCGCTGCCGACAAACGGATGACCGCTGATGGGGCCCAGGGCGAAAACGAGTTTGTTCTCAGGCGCAAACGGATCGGTTTTAGCGGGAACTTCCTTTAAAAGGGTATGGACGATAATGCCGCGCCCGCCCAGATACTGCCGGTAGAACGTCTCCGGCGGTGTTTCAATCGTTACCTTACGAGCGGAGAGATCGATTCGGGCAATTTTACCGTTAAACCCTTTCATTTCGGCTCCTTATTGCAGATGTTTGATGATCTCCTGCCAGCTTTCCACAGACGTTTCATCTTCGGTTTCGTCGAAGGTAAACCGCTGCGGCACTTCGTCGGCGGCTTCGGAAACAATGTCGGCGGACCCGATAATGGCCGTCAAGGTAATCCGCCGGCTTTTTAAATCTTTAAACAGGTCCGGTCCCTGCCAGGGAAGAACAGCGGAAGCTGGATACTTATTTTTCGCAATTATTTTTTTGGCAAGGTCCGGTCCCAAAAACCGAACCAGATAAATCAGCTTAAATTTTTTACTCAGAATTTTCAAGGCTTTTTGGGTGTCGCTGACGGCGGTATTTGATAAAAAGTCGCGGCTGAGAACTTCGATTTCAAACAAAAGCGCCCGGTCGGTTTTTTTCATCACCAGAAGGTAAGCGCTGTCGCTATGGCCGTCCATCCGGGCAATGAAGGTTTTCAGGCCGACATCAGCCGGGGTCAATTTCATAAATCCATAACCGTCGCCGCCGCTTAAGACGCGTCCGAGCTTTTGGTCTTCCGAATAAAGATCGACCAGGCGACCCCCTTCGGCAAACAGAATTCCTTTGGTCAAGACCTTTAAATAGACCGGTGTGTGGGTGGTGGTAACGCTGTCAAAAAAGACAACACCGGCTTGGGCCAACTGTGTGTTGCCCCAAAGGAAACTCAACCCCCAAAAGCATATGGATATTAAATACCTGCGCATGGTTCTGATGTTAAGGTTTTTACACGGAGCTGCCCGCAGGCGGCCGAAATGTCCCGGCCCTTGCTGCGACGGATGAGCACCGTGTAATTTTTGTGCAAAAGAATTTCCTGAAACCGCAGAATGGCGGATTCCGGCGGGGGCAGGAAATCACTCTCTTCATACTCATTAAACGGGATCAGGTTGATTTTTGATCGAATCGGCTTGAGCAGATCCGCCAGGCGGACGGCATCTTCCGGGGTGTCGTTGACCCCTTTGATCAGGATGTATTCAAAAGTGATACGCCGATGGGGCGTCAGGGGGTAGTTGCGGCAGGCCTGGAGAAGCGTTTCAATGGGATACCTTCGGTTGATGGGCATGAGCATGTCCCGGGTCCGGTTGTCCGTGGCATTTAACGATACCGCCAAATTGACGCCGGTATCCTGCCCCAGGCTGTTGAGCTTGGAGACCAGGCCGGCCGTGGAGATGGTGATCCGCCGGCTTGCAAAACCGAGGCCGATTTCTCTATTGGTAAAGGTCTCCACCGCCCGCAGCACATTGTCATAATTGGCCAGGGGCTCGCCCATCCCCATCAGGACGATGTTGGTCAGCTGCCGGGCATCATCCTGGTCCATCATGATATCGCGGACCTGGGACACGATTTCGTTCTTGGTCAGGTTCCGCACAAAGCCGCTGCGGGCGGTCAGGCAAAATCGGCAGCCCTGGGCGCAGCCCACCTGGGTGGATATGCACAGGGTGAGGTGGTTCTTTTCCGGTATCAGAACGCTTTCGATGCAGTTGTTGTCGCTGAGCTTAAACAGGTATTTATGGGAACCGTCGGCGGAGGACTCTACTTTTACCCTGGTGAGGCGGTTTAAGCTGAAATGGGTTGAAAGCAGCACCTGGATCTCCTTTTTGATATCGGTTATGACATCAAAGGAATCCGCCTGGCGCGAGTATATCCATCGCAATACCTGTCCGGCACGATAAGGCGCTATGCCATGGGTTTGGAGCCAGAGAACCAGCTCTTCCGGCGTCAGGTCTTTAATATCGATTTTATCAGCGGAATCAATCATTTTAATACTCGTAAGAGAATGATATTTTTCTTGACATAACATGTCAAGAATATTACTTATAAAAATTTCATTGCCATAGAAACGGTTGGGACGACATGTTTGATAATCTCAGCGACAAGCTGAATTTAATATTTAAAAAACTCAAAGGGCATGGTAAGCTGTCCGAAAAAAATATCGAGGAGGGCTTAAAGGAAGTTAGGTTAGCCCTTCTTGAGGCGGATGTCCACTATAAAGTTGTAAAAAAATTTATTGCCGATATCAAAGAGCGGTCCCTGGGCCGGGAGGTCATGGCAAGCCTGACCCCCGGGCAGCAGGTCGTCAAGATCGTCAATGATGAGCTGACCGGATTGATGGGCAGCCGGCATGAAGGACTGAAGATGTCGGGGCCCATACCCGTTTCGGTGATGCTGGTGGGGCTGCAGGGGTCCGGCAAGACCACAACGGCAGGCAAGCTTGCGATTTTTTTAAGAAGCGCCGGTAGAAAACCTTACCTGGTGCCGGCCGATGTGTATCGTCCGGCGGCAATTGATCAGCTTAAAAAACTGGGCGGACAGCTGGGGGTATCCGTGTATCCCTCGCGCCCGGAGATGAATCCGGTGGACATCTGCCGGGACGCCAGGGTGGCGGCTGTCAAAGAAGGATGTGACACCCTGCTGCTGGATACGGCCGGGCGTCTGCACATTGACACGGAGCTGATGGACGAGCTGGTGCGGATCAAGGCGGCGCTGCAGCCGTCCGATATCCTCCTGGTGGCCGATGCCATGACCGGCCAGGATGCCGTCAATATCGCCGGCGCTTTTGATACGGCCCTCGATATCGACGGCGTTGTTCTCAGCAAGATGGACGGCGACGCCCGGGGCGGCGCAGCCATTTCCATCAAGGCGGTCACCGGCAAGCCGATTAAATTCATCGGTGTCGGCGAAAAGCTAAGCGCGCTGGAACCGTTTCATCCGGAACGGATGTCTTCGCGGATACTGGGCATGGGCGACGTCCTGACCATGATTGAGAAAGCCCAGTCCGTGGTGGACCAGGAAAAAGCGGCGCAGCTTGATCAGAAGCTGCGGAAAAATCAGTTTACTTTGGAAGATTTTCGTGATCAGATGGTTCAGATCCGAAAAATGGGTTCTTTAACGGATCTGATCAAGATGATTCCCGGAATGGGGCAAGTAAAACAGCTTAAAAATTTACAGGTGGACGAAAAGGAATTTGTTCGAATCGAAGCCATTATCAACTCCATGACCCCGGCGGAACGGCGTCAGCACACCATGATAAATGGAAGCCGGCGCAAACGGATTGCCCTGGGGAGCGGAACGGCTGTTCAGGATATCAACAAGTTGCTTAAGAACTATACCCAGGTTTTGAAGATGATGAAAAAAATTAACAAGGGCGGCATGCGCGGCCTCGGCCGGGGAATGCTGCCGTTTTAGAGGAGAAACGAAATGTCGGTTAAAATACGATTGGCCAGGCACGGCGCCAAAAAAAGACCTTTTTATCGAATTGTTGTAGCGGATACGGAAGCCCCCAGAGACGGAAGATATCTGGAAGCCGTCGGCACCTACAATCCAGTGCCGAATCCGTCAGAAGTTTCACTAAACGGAGATCGCATCAAGTTCTGGATAGAACAGGGTGCGACGCCAACGGACACAGTGAAAGGCCTGCTGAAGAAAGAGGGTGTTTCCGTTAAATCGGCGTAAATTCACGATCCCGAATTCTCAATAGCCAACAAAGGAGACTGAGCCATGAAAGAGCTGATTAAGTACATTGCCCAGGCACTGGTTGACAATCCGGACCAGGTTCGGGTTGAAGAGGTGGAAGGAAACCAGACCTCTGTGCTTGAACTAAAGGTGGCCAAAGAGGATCTGGGGAAGGTTATCGGGAAGCAGGGACGAACCGCCCGTGCGATGCGAACGATCTTAAGCGCAGCATCCGCCAAGGTAAAGAAAAGAACGGTTTTAGAGATTATCGAATAGCATCGTGGCGAAAAGTGATATTGTCCCCATCGGAAAGATAGTCGGCGTCCATGGAATGGCCGGCAATGTCAAGATTTACTCCTACGTAGCGTCACTGTCTGTATTCAGTCCGGGAACGCTGCTCCTGGCTCGGCATGATAAAGGCGGGGGAAAAACATATTCGGTCAAATGGGCAAAGCCGCACGCCAAGACCGCCCTGTTGTCTCTGGAGGGGATTGAAAACCGAACCCAGGCTGAAGCGCTTGTGGGCAGCGCGCTTTACATTGAGAAAAAGAGCCTGCCGGAACTGGAAGACGACGACTACTACTGGTTTGACCTTATCGGGCTTTCGGTGTTTACGCTTGCCGGAGAATATATCGGCCGGGTGGCGTCCATCATGCCCACCGGCAGCAACGATGTTTACATCGTAACAGATGTTGCCGACGGGCGCCGGAAGGAAACGCTGATTCCCGCGCTTGCGTCGGTGGTTGTCTCCATCGATTTGGAGCAAAAGACCATGCAGGTGGATCTGCCCGACGGGCTGAGATGAGTGATGCGCTTTTTGGTTCTGACAATATTTCCGGAGATATTCAGCTCTTTTTGGGAACACGGGATTGTCAGACGGGCATTAATACAGGACCGGATTTACGCTTCAGCCCTTGATATCCGGGATTTTGCTGGGGGCCGGCACCGAGTTACCGATGACAGGCCTTATGGCGGCGGTTGCGGGATGGTCATGAAGCCCGAACCGCTGGCGGCCGCCATCCGGTCCGCCATGAAACTGGCGCCCACGGCCAGACGGGTGTTGCTGACGCCCCAGGGGCGCGTTTTTGATCAACCCATGGCCCGGACGCTGTCAGCCCAGGAAGGGCTGATTTTAATTTGCGGCCGCTACGAAGGAATGGACGAGCGCATTGGCGACGGTCTGATCGACGACGAGATCTCCATCGGCGATTATGTTCTGACCGGCGGCGAAGTGGCTGCCATGGTTGTCATGGATGCGGTGACGCGGCTGATTCCGGGCGTTCTGGGCGGCAGCGAATCTGCTGCCAGGGACTCTTTTTCGGACAATTTGCTGGAGCATGCCCAGTATACCCGGCCCGATAATTTTGAGGGCGAGG encodes:
- the rpsP gene encoding 30S ribosomal protein S16, producing MSVKIRLARHGAKKRPFYRIVVADTEAPRDGRYLEAVGTYNPVPNPSEVSLNGDRIKFWIEQGATPTDTVKGLLKKEGVSVKSA
- the rimM gene encoding ribosome maturation factor RimM (Essential for efficient processing of 16S rRNA), whose product is MAKSDIVPIGKIVGVHGMAGNVKIYSYVASLSVFSPGTLLLARHDKGGGKTYSVKWAKPHAKTALLSLEGIENRTQAEALVGSALYIEKKSLPELEDDDYYWFDLIGLSVFTLAGEYIGRVASIMPTGSNDVYIVTDVADGRRKETLIPALASVVVSIDLEQKTMQVDLPDGLR
- a CDS encoding KH domain-containing protein, giving the protein MKELIKYIAQALVDNPDQVRVEEVEGNQTSVLELKVAKEDLGKVIGKQGRTARAMRTILSAASAKVKKRTVLEIIE
- a CDS encoding alanine--glyoxylate aminotransferase family protein, with protein sequence MNLDRQEAPLRRLMGPGPLDVHPRVYKALASPVIGYLDPVYLNVLDRIGELLPPVFGTKNRLTHATPGTGTSGMETCIANLLEPGDRVLVCVHGFFGDRIRQMAERQDAQVTVIEQEWGKPTDPEKVEAALKQGSYKLLALVHAETSTGVLQPMADIVRLAKTFDTLLMLDTVSSLGGIEIKVDEWGVDAAFSCSQKCIGTPPGLSPITFSDRAVKTVKKRKHMVRSWYLDMALLEKYWGPERMYHHTSSSTLNYALLEALLLIHEEGLQNRFLRHRKNHKALVAGVEALGLKMLVKPEHRLPTLNTIVIPEGVDDVKLRRYLLDKFKLDIGGGFGLLKGKVWRVGLMGYSCSADNVLFFIPALSRALTVQGVKTDLASGLDAVLSELDGDVVALPVKEAVAAS
- a CDS encoding aldehyde ferredoxin oxidoreductase C-terminal domain-containing protein, giving the protein MLKNFKERSKHWMVGTGRGIVNHEKTGNIPIRNFKGGKFPGIEKITPQILCENYLEKMAGCYGCPIRCKRVVKLEKPYTVDPVYGGPEYETLAALGANCGIDDLAAIMKANELCNRYGIDTISTGVVISFAMDLFENKILTLHDTGGLDLTFGNATAMLEMVERIARRKGLGDLLAEGSRRAAEKIGNGAFDFAMQVKGEEIPMHEPRLKQTMGIHYSIHATGADHATGSSDTLPLDDGSAQKLHDKGFAAQLINCLGLCKFVPWNHQEVKAALASITGWEMASAELMKVVARGVTLSRVFNIREGFSAKDDMLPPRFATTPPDSPLKGIDPQKLQQAQKTYYHIMGWDEKGIPTREKLAELGINWATQYLS
- the rlmN gene encoding 23S rRNA (adenine(2503)-C(2))-methyltransferase RlmN — its product is MIDSADKIDIKDLTPEELVLWLQTHGIAPYRAGQVLRWIYSRQADSFDVITDIKKEIQVLLSTHFSLNRLTRVKVESSADGSHKYLFKLSDNNCIESVLIPEKNHLTLCISTQVGCAQGCRFCLTARSGFVRNLTKNEIVSQVRDIMMDQDDARQLTNIVLMGMGEPLANYDNVLRAVETFTNREIGLGFASRRITISTAGLVSKLNSLGQDTGVNLAVSLNATDNRTRDMLMPINRRYPIETLLQACRNYPLTPHRRITFEYILIKGVNDTPEDAVRLADLLKPIRSKINLIPFNEYEESDFLPPPESAILRFQEILLHKNYTVLIRRSKGRDISAACGQLRVKTLTSEPCAGI
- the ffh gene encoding signal recognition particle protein, whose amino-acid sequence is MFDNLSDKLNLIFKKLKGHGKLSEKNIEEGLKEVRLALLEADVHYKVVKKFIADIKERSLGREVMASLTPGQQVVKIVNDELTGLMGSRHEGLKMSGPIPVSVMLVGLQGSGKTTTAGKLAIFLRSAGRKPYLVPADVYRPAAIDQLKKLGGQLGVSVYPSRPEMNPVDICRDARVAAVKEGCDTLLLDTAGRLHIDTELMDELVRIKAALQPSDILLVADAMTGQDAVNIAGAFDTALDIDGVVLSKMDGDARGGAAISIKAVTGKPIKFIGVGEKLSALEPFHPERMSSRILGMGDVLTMIEKAQSVVDQEKAAQLDQKLRKNQFTLEDFRDQMVQIRKMGSLTDLIKMIPGMGQVKQLKNLQVDEKEFVRIEAIINSMTPAERRQHTMINGSRRKRIALGSGTAVQDINKLLKNYTQVLKMMKKINKGGMRGLGRGMLPF
- a CDS encoding aldehyde ferredoxin oxidoreductase N-terminal domain-containing protein, which encodes MKGFNGKIARIDLSARKVTIETPPETFYRQYLGGRGIIVHTLLKEVPAKTDPFAPENKLVFALGPISGHPFVGSGRHSVGCKSPLSGGYGESEAGGYWGAELKKAGFDALIIEGAAATPVFLWVNNGTVQIRDAGDLWGLETAAAHSALQAKLDDGRIRTAIIGPAGENRVRFSCILHDITHVAGRTGTGAVMGSKNLKAVAVKGDRPPPDRCSSRIEKNQPGHAEKFQGTIQALDGGNRPGDCQS
- a CDS encoding response regulator; translated protein: MEINKETFKILILDDNEIDLDLLEDILMRLGFENIIKSTSGPEAIRLTEAHSPDLFFIDIMMPEMSGDEFRGLLKERPATRNTPVIYISGIISKEEEKAISGRFPSGDLIVAKPFTKSKIARAILESLGMAPEN
- the trmD gene encoding tRNA (guanosine(37)-N1)-methyltransferase TrmD produces the protein MRFLVLTIFPEIFSSFWEHGIVRRALIQDRIYASALDIRDFAGGRHRVTDDRPYGGGCGMVMKPEPLAAAIRSAMKLAPTARRVLLTPQGRVFDQPMARTLSAQEGLILICGRYEGMDERIGDGLIDDEISIGDYVLTGGEVAAMVVMDAVTRLIPGVLGGSESAARDSFSDNLLEHAQYTRPDNFEGEAVPGVLLSGNHKEIEKWRLESALIRTFLKRKDLLKQRSLSKPEQEILEKWCSDIEEIIRTQSLRGADALSGDQ